CCTTTCGCGGTATCTTGTCTCCTCCGCTGACGTCAATTACGTAGATAATGTAATCAGCTAACTCTCGAGAGTAATTGGCTAAGATGCTGACCTTAGTACTCAATCAATAGCCTGAATATCGAACTTACCAGCAAGGTTATCGCCACCACTCTCCACGAACAGCATTTCTGTGTCGAACTCAGCCTGCAATTTCTCGAGCGCACCCATGTTGGCAGAGATATCCTCGCGAATAGCGGCGTGCGGGCAGCCACCGGTTTCAATAGCACGGATACGCTCAGCAGGAAGAGCCTCATTGCGGATGAGAAATTCCTGGTCTTCCCtggtgaagatgtcatTGGTGACGGCGGCTAATGTATGGGCATTAAATTCGATTAGCAGTCGGAAGCCattgtggatgtggatagAAAGGAGACGTAGGTCAGCGATGGAGCTACCAAATCTTTCAATGCGATATCAAGCGTACCAATGTTATATTTTTCTCGGAATCCTCGACAGAGAGCCAAAAGCAACGCCGTCTTACCAGATCCTACCGGTCTTTGCGAAGGAAGACAAGTCAGCCTCACAGAATCCGCGTCATGAGTATCATAGAAACGCACCCGCCAATACCAACAGTGAAGGCTCGCTCTGTCCAATTCCTTCCGGTGTAGTCCGGCATATCCCTTTCGGCAAACTTACCTAGGGAAAGCAACATTCAATATTGGCTTCAGTCGGAATGATAACGTCGGCTAGGCGTCCCAAACTCACCGGCATGTTCCAAATGCTCATGGGTGTGCCCATGCTCCTCAGGCGTCCAAAGTCCTGAACCGTGATCATGAAAATGTCCATGGTCGTGGGACATGTTGTCGTGGGCATGAGAAATGTTTGAAGACGCGCCGGAcaatgacgatgatgtgtgatggtggtgggcATGAGTATCAGTTCCTGTGGCCTCCTGGGCAGCATTGAGGGCTGTTGTCAGGCGGTCGGAAAACTGACAGACGGGAGGcgtggaagaaggctgagcAGGCGCTGCCATGTCGTCTGTGGATTATGAAAAATTAACTATGAATGTGTGTAAGAAAAATAAGAAATAAgcggaaaagaggaagtaaGGAAATATGTAATAGCGGATGCCCCAGCGGAGTCTCCAATCCCGGTCAGTCAACAACTATAATTAAATAATCTAGTTCAATTATAATTAGGGAAAGTTGTGTAATAATAGCCGCTGGCGGCGGGCGGCGGCCGTCCAGTAATGTAATTAAGAAGGCTAATCTAATATGATATTTTAACAATGATTCTATTGCTCACTATATACACTGAACTACTTGTCGCTTCATGCTGCGGCGCATGCAGCAGTGTGCAGGGTTGCAACTCCCCAGTAGGATAACAATAAGTTGCGTCGCCGTAATATTGCAAGCATTGCATGTCATTATTATTAATCTCGTTTTTCAAGACGAATCTCCTATTAATGCAGCTATTATAATCATACTTATTTCCGTCTTTGAAACAGAACTAAGCAAGTTGTGCGCCGTTCGGGAGTCGTGATTTACAACTCCGAGAGTTCGGTTTTAGCCGCGTCGGCTTTATTATTGTCGTCATTCTGATCGAGATCTCTTCGAGGTAGAGGTTCCTGGTGATCCATTCTTTTGAACGCGTAACGACAGACCATCAAACCATTGGTAAGGCCCTTTGCCATCCATGCTTTTTCCACAATATACAGGCCGTCGTATCTGTATCCTGTTAGCGGTGCGTATCGGGACTGAAGCTTATAGCCGCGAATGACTCGGACAGGGTTTCGTGTTTCGGCGGACCGCTACACGACGATGGATAGGAAATACAGTGCAAGTAATACGGTAAAGTCAGTAAAATTGCCTCTTGTTGCATATTATGACTACTTATTCGGGGGAAGACTTACCTTCAAGGCAGCGTTTAAAGGATTATCGAAACTCTGATGAGAAGTCTGAGGAGCAGTACGAAGATTTTTTGGGTTTTGTTTGGTCCCTTTCAAATCTCGACCTCCGCAGCCGGTGTAAGTGAAAGCATAGCCGAGGTCGATACTAGTCATCATTAGATTCAGTATCTGCGATGCtgcagaaaaaaaaattcgGCGTACTCATCCGGATAGCCGCCCGAGAGAGCTACAGACCAAGCACCGTCGTGAGGATTACCAGATATACCCGCAACAGTGGGCCTGGTAGATATATTGGTACAATCCCTACTGGTAATAGGTAGGTATTAAATATACTTACGCATGTACAGCGTCGGCTGACGCTTCCATCCTAAGTGAGATTATTTGTCAGACTAAAAATGTAAATGTTTATTCTTTACCTACCTCGTCGCCCACCATTTACCTACTTCGACCCCTGGAATATGACCgaacttctttctttgtgATCATTAGCATTCAGTTTCACTCTTCGGGAGAAATACAT
This DNA window, taken from Cryptococcus deuterogattii R265 chromosome 3, complete sequence, encodes the following:
- a CDS encoding urease accessory protein UreG; this encodes MAAPAQPSSTPPVCQFSDRLTTALNAAQEATGTDTHAHHHHTSSSLSGASSNISHAHDNMSHDHGHFHDHGSGLWTPEEHGHTHEHLEHAGKFAERDMPDYTGRNWTERAFTVGIGGPVGSGKTALLLALCRGFREKYNIAAVTNDIFTREDQEFLIRNEALPAERIRAIETGGCPHAAIREDISANMGALEKLQAEFDTEMLFVESGGDNLAANYSRELADYIIYVIDVSGGDKIPRKGGPGITQSDLLIVNKIDLAPHVGASLDVMRRDAAAMRGTGPTLFTSVRNNDGVDAVMDIIVSAWRASQGNGKGRA